TATCATGTGTGTATCCTTGTTTcaaagtttttccatgtatttggaggaaCCATGGAGAGTCACACTTCCGTACCTATGTCTATGCACCGGACATTGGTGTCGGAAAAAGATACTTAAAGAAAAAGGGAGGGTTGTAGCAACATAGCCAGAATAAGACCTAGAACATAATTGCCGGAGGAGGTTAGGCTTATGAATATTCTTCCGCTAAACTTCTCAGGTCAAAAGTCATAAACTAGTGTGGCTTTAAACAAATGACATACCCTACTAAGTTGCtcataaaatttctttacatccACAACTTAAAAGATTTTGATTCTCTAAAACTGAAAAGAGAAATCATCTTTCTTCGAAATCCCAGAAATAGTTTTTGATCGACTTAAGTAGTTTGTGCAACAAATACTGGTCGGCTTTGATTTCCTTGGCATCCATTCTCAGTTTTAGTTGTTTCAAGGTGTAAACAACCTATATAAACCTCTTGTTGCATGAGGTGTTTTAAACTTGCagctaatatttattttatgttaaaacatCATGGTGCAGCCTCCTGAAGGATGGGATGGTGGAGTTGGGTTCATATCCAAGGAAATGATTCAAGTCCACTGCCCTGCTCCTGCTGAAGATATTAAGGTAATATTTAGTTCACCCACACTTTCTTTGAATGTGATGCTTGATCAGTGATTGATTGATTGATGAATATAGATATTGAGGTGTGGACCGCCTCCGATGAACAAGGCTATGGCTGCTCATCTTCAAGCTCTCGGGTACATTTCCGAAATGCAATTCCAGTTTTAAGTCTCCGCTCTAACGTCATTGATGGCCagtaatattattaaatgaacTCAACAAGTAATGCCCAAATCACCAAAAGAAACTCGGGTCTTTGGTTTGTGATATGGTTTAGAGTTGAGGCTCACAGCTTAGCTTTACTGCTATAATAATCGTTGGGATGGAGAGAACATTTGAGATTTTATGCTGTATCATTCATCACAGCTTTTTACAAGCAAAATTTTgctctaaaaatatatataaaatatgaaagattTCGGTACCcatgttgaaataaattaagtGAAGACTATGTTGTTTTGAGTTGATAACAAAATTTGCATTTATTCATGGAAAAAGTTGCAAGTTGAACGCAGCCATGTCTCTACCAACAATCTTACATCTCATCAAACTCCCAAAAGTAGCGAAAACCATCTTAAGATCTTCCCATCTATCTCCCTTAGCTAACTTCTTATACAAGTAACTATCAAAAGTCATCCTTTGCACATACTCACTCCCACAAACTTCAACCAATGCTTCCCTTGCTTCATTACTCCCATAAAACACCCTTTGCAACAAATCCAAGAACCTAAATGTACTCACATACTTTTTGTCCCATTCCATCAAATACTCCCTTTTCAAATCATCGTCACTTATCATCCATTCTCCACCCTCCGATGCTCTTACTATTCCTTCCCCACACATCCTCCCCGATTTGGCCGCAAAATAAATGCCTTCACCTGAGCACTTTGTAACATACCCCGCCGCGTCCCCTACTAGTGCCACGCGTCCTCTTACTCTTACCGGTCGGGGATGTTCCGGGATTGGGTGGGCCTCCACTTTGATCACTTTTCCGCCCTTGATCTTGTTTTTAACCCTTTGTTTGATCCCTTGCTGGTACATTTTAATATCCTGTTTCCCGCACACCGTCCCAGTCCCCACTGCCACGTGGTCGCATTTGGGGAATACCCACGCGTAAAAATCGGGTGACACGTCATTTCCCACGTACATTTCCGCGAGGTTTTGGTAATACTCCATTTTCTCGTCTGGTAATCTGATTCGCTCTTGGAATGCTATGGCGCACGTGTAGTTGCCGGCTTTTATGAATTTAGCCACTTTGCTGTTGGCTCCGTCGGCGCCGACGATCACATCGACGGCTAGGGTTTTACGGGAGTTGTTGACTGTGTGGTGGATGATGTAAGGAGACAAGGAGGAGGAAGGGATTTCGAGATGGGTGACGAGCGAAGGGATTAGTTGGGCGCCGGCGGATTCGGCCCGGTTGCGGAGGAAGGCATCGAGGACCTCGCGGCGGAGCATGGGGATGGATTCGTGGGCGCGAAGGGATTTGGATCCGAAATCGACGGTGAGATTTGAGGGGGAAATGATTTTCATCTTGGTGACGTGGCGGTCGATGAGGTGGTGAGGGATGGAGAATTCATCGACCATGCAGAGAGGGATAGCGCCGCCGCAGGGTTTGGCGGTGGAAGGGCTACGTTCGAAGAGAAACGTCTCGATTCCGCCTGAAGCTAGGGCTTCCGCGGCGGAGGAGCCAGCTGGACCTCCACCTATCACGGCGACCCGTAGTTTTCGGCCGTTAAGGTGGGGATGGGCAGCTGAGACAGTTAAACGCCGGGGTTTAAGGAAACAGGGTTTATGTTTTTTGATCGAGAGCTGAGAAGATGGGGTTTTGAGAGGGTTTTGGAGTTGGGAAGCTGCCATTTTTGTGTTTTGGAAGCTAAACCCTAATCTTGGagtaaagagagagagagagtgaaAAAGCTTGGGACTTGGTTTAACTTCACTGTTTTCGGTTCACATtggttttaacattaattagtGAGTTGTGGGGGTTGGTGTACTGTAGTGTAGTAGATTAGTGAggttattttttgtttgtttatattaaaaaattacactCTTAACAAAGTCGTTCTTGCGTTTGATGTTTGTAATAATAAGATGCTCTTTACTCTGGTAGTGGATGCAAAATAGCAGATAAAgccaaagaaataaacaaaaattttcattctgCAGTAGCAAGTACTAGTGCTTGAAAGCAGCATTTTCATGGCACATTAACATTGCAGATTTGCAGTTCCATgtgtttttggaaaatattttctgatttttagTGTTTGTTTCAACCAAAAAGAttgcttaattattattatattaataataaatctttatttatatttataatatttaaaattaataatatattaatataaaagagaagattactttaaaaattataatgataaacaAGAAAGCATTCTTCAagaatattatgaatttattaatacgcataaaattcatataaaattctttaaatggtttgaaaaatattattcatcATCTGTtagtataataaaacataatactaGCTGGTAGACTAATAAAGGAGAAGTTGAATCTCAACATCCCCCTTTAATGGAGGTTCAATTTCTTCACAAAAGTACTGAAATAAAAGCAAATCCTTTAAGAATGAGAGCTCCTGATGCAGGAGAACAAATCTCatcaaaagatattaaaatgatagtagaacaaaacaattatacaaatatCAATCTTCATGCAATAGGAAAACAATTAGACTATATTGAGAATTTGGAGGAAAGTCAACCGATTAGGAAAGAACCAGTAAAAGAGATACTCGAAAAAAGTTCGTCAGAAACTGAACCTGAACCTGAAGAAAATACACAGGAATATATGATGGTTCTAACTAAAATatctattcaaaaatatttagtaaaaataaatattgtcatAAACAATGAATTTCTATTAGAAACAATAGCCTTTTTTGATATAGGAGTGGACCAAAGCTGCATTAGAGAAGGGataattccaacaaaatattataacaaaacatCAGAATCTCTTAAAGCTGCAAATcgtaaaaaactaaaaattacttacaaaattccaaatacGAAATATATAACAAAggtataaaatatcaaacatgtttttaatggtaaaagatATTACCCAAGATGTCATTTTAGGAACCCCATTCATATCCTTACTCAAAccttataaagtaacaaataattttatctcCACCAAAGTTTTAAACACTAAAGTAGAATTTTCCTTttagaaaaaccaaaaataagaaatctaAACTTATTAAAATCTTTATCCATCCGTAATGAGtagattaataatttaattaatcataaatagaagcaaatctcttttctaaaagaagaaatatgttttaaaaaattgactgAACAATTAGGAAAAAGAGCAGTACAAAAAAggataaatcaaatcaaaaaagaaatagaatcaacAATTTGTTCTGACATTCTTAATGCCTTTTGGAATAAGAAAAAACACGAAGCAACATTACCATATGAAAACAATTTTGATGAAAGACAAATACCCACAAAAGCAAGacccatacaaatgaacaaagaaatgaaagaattttgtaaaaaaggaATACATGAccttcttaataaaaatttaattaggaaaacCAGTTCTCCTTGGAGTTGTTTAGCATtctatgtaataaaaaatgcaGAACTCGAAAGAGGAACGCCaagattagtaattaattacaaacctcTCAATCAAGCCTTAAAATGAATTAGATACCCAATACCAAATAAGAAAGATTTGCTACAGAaactttgtaatgcaaatattttctcaaaatttaacatgaaatcTGGATTTTggcaaatccaaataaaagaagaagaaagatataaAACGACATTTACTGTACCATTTGGACAATATGAATGGaatgtaatgccttttgggttaaAAAATGCTCTATCTGAGtttcaaagaataatgaatgatatattttaCCAATATTCTCAATTTACAATAGTATACATCGATGATGTATTAGTAATTtcagaaaatttagaaaaacacttcaaacatttatCGATGtttataaaagtcataaaaaataatggtttagtAGTTTCTAAATCCAAGATAAGTTTGTTCCAAACCAAAGTATGGTTTTTAGGTCATTACATTACCCAAGGAACCATTACCCAAATAGAACGATCTATAGAGTTTGCTAGCAAATTCCCAGACCAAATCCTTgataaagtccaattacaaagaTTCTTAGGAAGCCTCAATTATGTCATAGACTTTTATCCAGGTCTTAGCAAATTATGTAAACCGTTATATGATAGGCTCAAAAAGAATCCACAACCTTGGACAAATAACCACACCAATATTATCAcccaaatcaaaaaataaatcactaAGCTTCCTTGTTTATATTTAGCCGATCCAAATGCCCCCAAGATTGTAGAAACAAATGCTTCTGAAATAGGATACAGTAGGAtcctaaaacaagttaaaggaAGAAAAGAGCAAATAGTCCAATTTACTTCCAGACACTGGAATCCTACTTAGCAAAATTATAgtactattaaaaaagaaattttatcaattattttgtgcattataaaattccaaagtgatttattaaatcaaaaatttcttttacgaATCGATtgcaaatcaacaaaaaaagttttacaaaaatatattcaaaatattgcCTCAAAATAGATTTTTGCAAGATGGTAGACAATTTTGagcatatttgattttgatattgaatacaTCAAAGGAGAAACTAATTCTTTTCCTGATTTTCTCACCAGAGAGTTTCTTAAAAAATGCCACCCAAACTCCGAgacaaaagaaaagggaaaataggaGAGTCATCCAAAACGCAAATTTCCTCAAAACCAATTAATTCATGGTATGAAATTTgccatgaagaagaaaataagaaatcatcatcatcaaaatcctccaaaaatacaataattcaaGATGCATAAGATCTAAATGAAATTGGTTCTCAAATCAAAAAATAGATTGAGTCCATTTCTCAATCCCCAGAAGTAGCATTGGCCTTTTCAAAAATGAAAGATGAAACTCCTCTGAAACAAATTGCTACTGAAGCAGCaaagatttcaaaaaataaagagattgttttacacaaaccaaaatctctaaaaaatgttttaaaagagGCTTCtctccaaaatatttttccaaaagagATAGCAGTGTCTTCACGACTGCTACACAAAAATCTTCACaatattttccaaacaaatattttgaaaaaattcttgTTGTGGAGGaagaattttcagaaaaacctcCATATATACTTGCAAAAGAACttttcaatggatggcatttcaAACCATTGAATTCTCAAAAACCCCAACAGTATTATGAAAACATATTGGTTCAAATTGGATCAGTATTGTTCAAACATTACACAGACCCAAAAGATCCAAATTTTATTACCCATTCAACAGCCCAAATACTAAAAATTCTTCGACCAAGAGATTGGAGTGAAAACCTAAATTCTTCAAAGAAATTCCCAGACAAATTTACCACCAAAATAGACCACTACCCATATTTTACATATTGGGATTACCAAATGGCATGGTACAATGCCTTCTTAATGAACAACCAACACATGAAATATTCTTggctcatatatttcaaatacgGTAACCAATTCAAATTCCCAAACTGGTTCCAAGAATGGTGGAATTGGTATGGACCATCATCATTTGAGATACTaccagaaaaaattcaaaacttatggcCCAAATTCTTTGACAAATTTCAGCCTGAACCGGACCAAAAACACATTTACAGGACAATCTATTTACAGACCAAAAATTGTGCATTTCTTGGATTATTTCATGGAATTATTCTTATGAGCAAGATCAATATACTGGAATTCCATTACTAGTTCAGAACTACAAGACTAAATGGTGGGacaaatttaatgatgaaaaatatgattcaaaatattttgataattttttcaacaagaatcCAAGATTATGTAAGTCCGCAGCCCCGGATCTAACCACAGCAAAATTCCTTCAAGCAAAGTCGATAGCTAGTGCGATGTTAGCTCAAGCCAAGACCAAAAAGGAATACAAAAAACTCATGGCTAAAATGCTCAGCTCATTGGATTCCAAATCCGAAGATGAGAAATCTTCAGCATCCTCAATCAAGACGGTGGATCTTACAGATGATACCACTTCAGTGACCATCACCAGGACCAAGAAAAAGTGATGCAAGAAAAGACAAGTAAACAGGAAATATTCCCTGACGAAAACAGTAAATATTCCCTGCAAGAAAAAGATGCATGAATAGTAAATATTCTctgtaatttgtatttttgtaatcAGAGAATATATTCTCTGAAAAGTTTTAACCAAAGTCTCAATATGTAATGATGAAAGGGACAATTTCCCGGTTCAAATGATGTAAAGAGATGATAGCCCTTTATAAAAGGCTATCAGATTCAGAATGAAGAACAAGACTCGAAATACCCATTTCAGAAATCAAAACTCGTTTCTCCAAAGTTTTAAAGTTTctccaaattttcaagtttttaaaatttaagttttaaatcttttattacaaatttcaaattacgGTTATTAAATTCCAAACCCGATCCTCAGATCCTCGGGATAGTCTggtattaatataaaatattataatttttaatattatcaaatatacatatttaattatctatatctaattatttaataattatttaaaattttataatattataatattcttcttatattattgaaaatattcaatattaatattttaataataaatatttattacaattataaatatattaataataaatattttgtagtataaaggttaaaatataccaTAAGTCCATATGTATTCTTcacaaatttggaatttagtcaaTGTActattattttcaagaatttagtttttctacttttagattagaaaatcaagtcaaattgttaaaaatgttgaatttttatcaaatttttaatgttacattttaagtaaaaatatttggtatttatgtaactaaaaataacGTTATAATGaagatgaatttaacaaaatattttaaaaatgctaGCAATTGAActgaattttgatatataaaaagtagtactagcccaaaaataaaaatgcatggactaaatttcaaatttacgaAGAGTATaaagacttatgacatattttaacctagtataaaatatgtattatttaattaaataaatatgagtatttgtttaaataatgcTTAGCTTCATTTGTCCCTTACAACTTTAATATGTCAATATATGCtctcatatatgtaatatatataatttaaattaagttttaattaagcattatttattattaagtttatatatgacATTGATTATTACAAAAgattttcttattataaaataaattttattgttaaaaagaaattgcaatataatattttataacaaatatatttatgtcgTATTTGTTTTCCTAagaacaatgtaaaatataaatttatagatataaaataaactaaattaaacaatgaaaacataagaaaatctcaaatgtatatttgtttaattgaaaacaacttttatgaaatattttcagaaatcgccaaacaatagaaaatattttacataaattcatctaaacaacaaaaaatattaatttttccaaaaaaagtaagttatttttcataaattatttttcgaaAATCATTTTCGATAATTGCCAGTGGCTTATGGCTAAACTATAGTTTGTCATGAAAGTTAGAGGAGAAAGGGTGTATTAATGCAAAAGCGAAATGGgttactttaaaaaatgaaattcaatctATATAATTAGCATGTAAGCTAGTGTTTCACTACTCTACCATTGTTTAAActagagaagaaattgtgaaatgtgtGTCTGTCtcctcttttcatgagtgctGTTAAAGTCAAGCCCTTAAGCTCCTAAAACTGACCACACTTCACACTCATATAGGAAGATCTCATCGAGAGTGTTtccgtaattataacactctaacatatttatgttttgagTCCATAAAGAGAACATTACTAATCATTCTCTTATCATTCCGAGTACGAAACACTTCAATCCTaggatgaatttatttatagtgctagcaGTCACATACTAATaatgtactttgtctcattgaactcaagacttaACGTTATACCAAGCattgagtcgagtttccatcatgggtgacttTAATTGATGGGCTTGGGTCTCATCCCTTTTGAGGTCTTGTTGATTACATCTCTAACAAGACTTTTTGTCAATGGATTCACCAAGTTTTCACTTaacctcacataattaatagtgatcaccCCATCGGAGATTAATTATCGGACATGGTTATGTCTTAATCATTTGTCTAGACTTTTCATTATATACTTGGCAATATGCATTTGTTAGAGTAGTCTCACCATCATAACAaatagaaataggtgaaattggttTAGGCCATAGAGGTatatcataaagcaaatttcttaaccattttGCTTTTTTAGATCTAGCAGCTAATACAATAAATTCAGCtgccatggtggaatcaatAATACATGTTTGCTTCTTAGAACTCCAATAAATAACACCTCCACTAAGAATGAAGATTCATCCACTAGTAGAagcatgatcttccaaacttgtaatccaactatCATTTGAATACCCTTATAAAATTGAAGGATATCCATTATAGCACAATCTATagtacctaagtactctattcaaagtTTACCAATGtaaactacttggattacttgtgtacctattcaaagcttgccaatgTAAATTACTTagattacttgtgtacctatTCAATGTCCCAACAACATATGCAATATCTGGCATTGTACAAGGCATTatgtacataagacaaccaattagacttgcatatttcaatggatcaattttcctaccaacattagataataattttatttgaggatccatgggtgtagatgttaaatttgattgcCTAAGTGTAGCATTTTTGTCTATGttcacttgtaatttttcaaacagattggttaataaaacaaattcattgattacattaatataatttgtataattatcctcatatgatttttgcgcgcaaagaaaaatagaagcaaatgttgttcactggttgtctaatgtttaactaatactaagcggtattatgtggtcagatcgtaatacgaaaagacaacttatattagtagacgaatcTAAACATgcccttagtctaataaaaaatgagtaagccgattaaaagactaatatgtcatctatcaattccaattggggagatgctttgtcttggacatcggagcagatgactcccagaagatagagacatatatGTAACTGgctggactgacagtacatcagacagaacccaagaagaatagatctgtttatagatttattcacatgtaacgttcatagtgtgacatgcTTAAACCCTGGGTGGAtgacggactatgtatgcatgactcgtatattttaatgtaagtaaaagcttgagtttaaatagataaggaaccgaaagttggTGCGTTAGACATATGGCTTttgtagtatgtagcgtcattcacaatagtgacATTCATAACtagagacatgggtaaatgatatcctctcattgatattacatgattgatgaaaagtaaacgtggtctCTGGTCGTTCgtttttgtgatgaatgactttattactatttgatagtaattgactttttatgaaagaagatataatgattaccatgagataaaataggattatattgggagaacaaatattattccaaaaagattaaggaagtcctatgagggtaacacacttatgacaatgtcattggacgagcactaaccgagttactttcgtaatggtatctcgttagggagagctcagtcacgatactatagtggatgacttcgtgactaaatgagtttataattaatagacgaaaagatgaaacttaattataaatcatttgagccttaattGCATATATCCAATCAATCCCTTTGTTaactcgttgaaaccagaaatgaattgcatgttaaatcaaatgaatagaaatgaatagaattagtgaaaaatggagaaatgggaaatcatttggaaatgattatgtctttctccaaaatgaaaatgaaaatggagaaatagaaacatttgaaaatgattatggttttctccaaaatgaaaataaaaatagagaaatggaattatttagaaatgaatatggttttctataaaatgaaaatgaaaaataaatttatgtttttgaattaaataaaattcaaaagctgaaataaa
The window above is part of the Gossypium raimondii isolate GPD5lz chromosome 9, ASM2569854v1, whole genome shotgun sequence genome. Proteins encoded here:
- the LOC105799295 gene encoding geranylgeranyl diphosphate reductase, chloroplastic gives rise to the protein MAASQLQNPLKTPSSQLSIKKHKPCFLKPRRLTVSAAHPHLNGRKLRVAVIGGGPAGSSAAEALASGGIETFLFERSPSTAKPCGGAIPLCMVDEFSIPHHLIDRHVTKMKIISPSNLTVDFGSKSLRAHESIPMLRREVLDAFLRNRAESAGAQLIPSLVTHLEIPSSSLSPYIIHHTVNNSRKTLAVDVIVGADGANSKVAKFIKAGNYTCAIAFQERIRLPDEKMEYYQNLAEMYVGNDVSPDFYAWVFPKCDHVAVGTGTVCGKQDIKMYQQGIKQRVKNKIKGGKVIKVEAHPIPEHPRPVRVRGRVALVGDAAGYVTKCSGEGIYFAAKSGRMCGEGIVRASEGGEWMISDDDLKREYLMEWDKKYVSTFRFLDLLQRVFYGSNEAREALVEVCGSEYVQRMTFDSYLYKKLAKGDRWEDLKMVFATFGSLMRCKIVGRDMAAFNLQLFP